In the Syntrophales bacterium genome, one interval contains:
- a CDS encoding TIGR00366 family protein, whose protein sequence is MQRLASFFTYLMKHYLPDAYLFSILLTFLAAILALIFTDAGFTKMMMAWGGGIYGIIAFAFQMILILVTGHCLALSPPINRLLVWIAGIGNTPVKGGMIVAFVAALCSFLNWGFGLIVGGLLAMEVAKRNRKADFPFLIASAYAGFVVWHQGFSGSVPLVIATAGSAQNFIEKMLGTVTPVSQSILMPFNLLPAILLIVTLPFLMAMIYPAEKDVKTIPEDRLKELSGDLPNVQMPQNPTLAERIDHSYTINMIFGLMGLIYLYFHFSTNGFDLNLNIVIFIFFIVGVILHGKPINYIKAVNTAIKGAGGIALQFPLYGGIQGLMIGTGLAKVIAGWFVAVSAPSTFYMLQFWAAGVINMFIPSGGGQWAAQGPITIEAVKMMGIDPVRSAMMVAWGDQWTNMIQPFWALPLLGLAGLSARDIMGYTTMVLIYAGVIFSIFALLIGAGVL, encoded by the coding sequence ATGCAACGATTAGCTTCTTTTTTCACCTATCTGATGAAACATTACCTTCCCGACGCCTATCTTTTTTCCATTCTTCTGACATTTCTGGCCGCGATCCTGGCACTGATCTTTACAGACGCCGGCTTCACGAAAATGATGATGGCCTGGGGAGGCGGCATCTATGGAATAATCGCCTTTGCGTTCCAGATGATCCTGATTCTGGTAACCGGGCACTGCCTGGCGCTGAGCCCGCCGATCAACCGTCTGCTGGTCTGGATTGCCGGCATCGGCAATACCCCCGTCAAGGGCGGCATGATCGTCGCCTTTGTCGCGGCGCTCTGCTCCTTTTTGAACTGGGGATTCGGATTAATCGTCGGCGGACTGCTGGCGATGGAGGTGGCAAAACGCAACCGCAAAGCCGACTTTCCCTTTTTGATCGCCTCCGCCTACGCCGGTTTTGTCGTCTGGCATCAGGGATTTTCCGGGTCAGTCCCGCTGGTTATCGCCACGGCCGGCAGCGCCCAGAATTTCATTGAGAAGATGCTGGGAACGGTCACCCCTGTTTCCCAGAGCATTCTGATGCCCTTCAACCTGCTCCCGGCGATTCTTTTGATCGTCACGCTGCCGTTTCTGATGGCCATGATCTATCCTGCCGAAAAAGACGTAAAAACGATCCCGGAAGACAGGCTCAAGGAACTGAGTGGGGATTTGCCGAACGTGCAGATGCCGCAGAACCCGACTCTCGCGGAAAGGATCGACCACAGCTACACGATCAACATGATCTTCGGGCTGATGGGACTTATCTACCTTTATTTCCATTTTTCAACCAATGGTTTCGATCTCAACCTGAACATCGTCATCTTCATCTTCTTCATCGTCGGCGTTATTCTGCACGGGAAACCGATAAACTATATCAAGGCGGTGAACACCGCGATCAAAGGCGCCGGCGGAATCGCGCTGCAGTTTCCGCTTTATGGAGGCATCCAGGGGCTCATGATCGGCACCGGCCTGGCCAAGGTGATCGCCGGCTGGTTTGTGGCCGTCTCTGCCCCGTCCACCTTCTATATGTTGCAGTTTTGGGCTGCCGGCGTCATCAACATGTTTATCCCGTCCGGCGGTGGGCAATGGGCCGCGCAGGGGCCAATCACGATCGAGGCGGTCAAGATGATGGGGATTGACCCTGTCCGCTCGGCGATGATGGTGGCCTGGGGCGATCAATGGACAAACATGATCCAGCCCTTCTGGGCTCTGCCGCTTTTGGGGCTGGCGGGCCTCTCGGCGCGCGATATCATGGGCTATACAACCATGGTCCTGATTTACGCAGGCGTCATCTTCAGCATCTTTGCCCTGCTCATCGGCGCCGGCGTCTTATAG
- a CDS encoding sulfite exporter TauE/SafE family protein, giving the protein MVENFISGLSGYLQGSLALSFLAVYLAGVLVSFTPCMYPVVPITVAYIGARGAGSKTRGLILSLFYVAGVAVTYTILGAFAALSGKLFGQIQSNPWTYFFIGNLCMLMGLSMLGVFSFSIRMPDFISRPRDNKNSKGITSSFLVGAASGLVMGPCTAPALAVVLGYAATRQNVPLAAGLMFVFALGMGTLLILVGTFAGLLAGIPKSGAWMERIGKACGWILLAAGEYFLVNAGMLWL; this is encoded by the coding sequence ATGGTAGAAAATTTTATTAGCGGTCTTTCCGGATACCTGCAAGGTTCTTTAGCGCTGTCATTTCTGGCCGTTTACCTTGCCGGGGTGCTGGTGAGCTTCACCCCCTGCATGTATCCGGTCGTACCGATCACCGTTGCCTATATCGGCGCCCGGGGCGCAGGGTCAAAGACAAGAGGATTAATCCTCTCGCTCTTCTACGTTGCGGGTGTGGCCGTCACTTACACCATCCTCGGCGCCTTTGCCGCGCTTTCCGGCAAGCTGTTCGGCCAGATACAGTCCAACCCCTGGACCTATTTTTTCATCGGCAACCTCTGTATGCTTATGGGATTATCAATGCTGGGCGTCTTTTCTTTCTCTATCAGAATGCCTGACTTTATAAGCAGGCCCCGGGATAACAAAAATTCAAAAGGGATAACAAGCAGTTTCCTTGTCGGTGCGGCATCCGGGCTGGTGATGGGCCCGTGCACCGCCCCAGCCCTCGCCGTCGTCCTCGGCTATGCGGCGACCAGACAGAATGTCCCGCTGGCCGCCGGGCTGATGTTCGTTTTTGCCTTGGGAATGGGAACGCTGTTGATTCTGGTCGGCACATTCGCCGGACTCCTGGCAGGCATCCCCAAATCAGGCGCATGGATGGAGCGGATCGGCAAGGCCTGCGGGTGGATTCTGCTGGCGGCGGGCGAATATTTTCTGGTCAACGCGGGAATGCTCTGGCTTTAA
- a CDS encoding redoxin domain-containing protein: MVKMMTWKRSAFTAIMIAAIFLIANNALSIQAPASADKAPDFILKDTNGETFRLGNYKGKKPVLVIFSTTWCPTCISEIPHFQSLYSIYANRGLEIVNVYVQESKAKVSKFSTRHNLPYRVLLDESGIVSGFYEIRGVPSLVLVDRKGFIVCRECTQIEPYLDAVLKNK; encoded by the coding sequence ATGGTTAAAATGATGACCTGGAAACGGTCGGCTTTCACAGCAATAATGATTGCCGCGATTTTTCTGATCGCAAACAACGCCCTTTCCATACAGGCGCCTGCCAGCGCTGACAAGGCCCCGGATTTCATCCTCAAGGATACGAACGGCGAGACCTTTCGTTTGGGCAATTATAAGGGAAAGAAACCGGTGCTGGTTATCTTCAGCACTACCTGGTGCCCAACCTGCATAAGCGAGATCCCCCATTTCCAATCCCTGTACTCGATATACGCGAACAGGGGGCTGGAGATAGTGAACGTCTATGTTCAGGAGTCCAAGGCCAAGGTGTCAAAATTCTCCACTCGCCACAATCTCCCCTACCGCGTGCTCTTGGATGAATCCGGTATAGTGAGCGGATTTTACGAAATCAGGGGAGTTCCTTCCCTGGTGCTGGTTGATAGGAAGGGTTTTATTGTCTGCCGCGAATGCACGCAGATCGAGCCCTATCTTGATGCAGTCCTGAAAAATAAGTGA
- a CDS encoding MTH1187 family thiamine-binding protein — protein MSVLIHFSIFPTDKGTSVSPYVARSLRIIRESGLPYKLGPMSTAIEGENWEAVMKVVERCFQELQKDAERIYMTLQMDYRAGAVNRIEGKIKSVEDKL, from the coding sequence ATGAGCGTACTGATTCATTTTTCGATATTCCCAACCGACAAGGGGACAAGCGTCAGCCCCTATGTGGCCAGGTCGCTCCGCATTATCAGGGAAAGCGGCCTGCCTTATAAGCTGGGGCCGATGAGCACGGCGATTGAGGGTGAAAACTGGGAGGCGGTTATGAAGGTTGTCGAGAGATGCTTTCAGGAACTGCAGAAGGATGCGGAGCGAATATATATGACGCTCCAGATGGACTACCGGGCGGGGGCTGTAAACAGGATTGAAGGGAAGATAAAATCAGTAGAGGATAAGCTCTAA
- a CDS encoding PEPxxWA-CTERM sorting domain-containing protein, whose amino-acid sequence MKKLFMFLVFITALLVSANAFAYSDIYYSVGTGGGYDKPTMELRVARQNINSPIVRTLTFNEGTISSSSYSSPVADPIVGNLSYIATDYPGGAFSYELKNEIGTTGVWDLTNSDGSPMNATIYAYDAVGTVYFQGEVLAKTIDLVNGNIAWEAVAEPEFPNTLAGSETLAQLKYYVNNTILTNFSFAGSGALAIWMRQSITSGYISQDLNYSTNVTVVPEPAEWALMIVGLGMIGFSVYRKRYRMALPEWQNVRKS is encoded by the coding sequence ATGAAAAAATTATTTATGTTTCTGGTATTTATAACGGCGCTTCTTGTCAGTGCCAATGCTTTTGCGTATTCGGACATATACTACAGCGTAGGAACTGGGGGTGGGTATGATAAGCCCACGATGGAGTTGCGCGTTGCCAGGCAAAACATAAATAGTCCAATAGTAAGAACTTTAACCTTCAACGAGGGCACGATCAGTTCCTCCTCTTACTCCAGCCCTGTAGCGGATCCGATTGTAGGTAATTTGAGTTACATTGCGACGGACTATCCTGGGGGAGCCTTCAGCTACGAACTGAAAAACGAAATAGGAACGACCGGCGTCTGGGATCTGACTAACTCAGACGGCAGTCCTATGAATGCAACTATTTACGCCTATGACGCTGTAGGTACTGTATATTTTCAGGGAGAGGTTTTGGCCAAAACGATTGACCTTGTCAACGGGAATATTGCCTGGGAAGCGGTTGCCGAACCTGAATTTCCTAATACGCTTGCAGGCTCGGAGACATTGGCCCAGTTGAAGTACTATGTTAATAATACCATCCTGACTAATTTCAGCTTTGCAGGGAGCGGAGCTCTGGCCATATGGATGCGCCAGTCAATTACCTCTGGATATATATCTCAGGACCTTAACTACTCGACAAATGTCACCGTTGTTCCCGAACCGGCAGAATGGGCGCTCATGATTGTCGGACTCGGAATGATCGGGTTTTCGGTTTACAGGAAGAGATATCGGATGGCCCTGCCTGAATGGCAGAACGTGAGAAAATCATAA
- a CDS encoding tetratricopeptide repeat protein → MDSDTSRESHRPGLLVRFRRALRKKDMWKQMALELGLVLFVMVVLFFDSIVKWVNRPSVPKSTIIEKVAPQITVKIADQERKQIFSRVRGLLEQGKSEEAIKDLQQYQIRDSSNAEAFYLMGMALLRQGKVTNAFEQMQAALRLRPEYPEVNQVLGELYLLYGDVKEAKNRVVPLLNSPDHLSDGYLMEAQIAAAEGKYDMAFAKVQEAVKKSKGTPTINVSAYMASLYVQKGEIAKAKEIMSKFACASLDGEGLVKKVKFDFLVREEKEAVSCLKGGLTRYPQNADLNYLYGQYFFSAGKFMDAAAYYKKAAEIMPGFTIFFYRAGQSLLAARALKEAELLIEGMLSRNPDDLLGLRLKVQAQIQAGDRKEAINTLKKIATKALKDPRPQLLLAELYLAEGVVALAEKHALRAIALGEKTTPPWTMLGDIYYRRGDFPKALAYYEKVLAVEPGNIMLMLQMGDAFLNTGKVDKAEGLYRKAAAANPKAGFIQNKLAWARLVAGDREGANRLSRKYFESSPRDINSLGGYVNVLVAGQRFDDALALLKGYPQEKGNISLIKLMMGDIYALKKDSATAGESYRQALKARPDDVNFMINIAARYEKINLDKDAEDIYSQLQRRFPRNMLFANHLAWFYIEVKKEPERAAKLVALLESEGTGTGAKDTVGWYYYKTGDLKKAEYYLREAVAIDPENAVVRGHLAMTLFGKKEEAEAVSEAKKAIGALSGTSLKGELERMLSKERGK, encoded by the coding sequence ATGGATAGCGACACATCAAGAGAAAGTCATCGTCCGGGGCTGCTGGTTCGCTTCCGGAGGGCTTTGCGTAAAAAAGATATGTGGAAGCAAATGGCTCTGGAGCTCGGCCTTGTCCTTTTTGTAATGGTTGTCTTGTTTTTTGACAGCATTGTCAAATGGGTAAATCGACCTTCTGTACCGAAAAGCACCATTATCGAAAAGGTCGCTCCTCAAATAACCGTAAAGATTGCCGATCAGGAAAGAAAACAAATATTTTCCCGCGTGCGTGGACTTCTCGAACAGGGCAAAAGCGAGGAGGCTATCAAGGATCTGCAGCAATACCAGATACGGGATTCCTCCAACGCGGAGGCGTTTTATCTGATGGGAATGGCCCTCCTGCGGCAGGGGAAGGTAACAAACGCCTTCGAGCAGATGCAGGCGGCGCTCCGTTTGCGGCCGGAGTATCCGGAGGTGAATCAGGTTTTGGGAGAGCTTTACCTGCTTTATGGCGATGTCAAGGAGGCGAAAAACCGGGTTGTGCCGTTGCTGAATAGTCCGGATCACCTGTCGGACGGATACCTTATGGAGGCGCAAATCGCGGCGGCGGAGGGAAAGTACGATATGGCCTTTGCCAAAGTTCAGGAGGCCGTCAAAAAATCCAAAGGTACGCCGACGATAAATGTTTCGGCTTACATGGCCAGCCTTTATGTTCAAAAGGGCGAGATTGCCAAGGCCAAAGAGATTATGAGTAAATTCGCTTGCGCCAGCCTCGACGGCGAGGGACTGGTAAAGAAGGTCAAATTCGATTTTCTGGTAAGGGAGGAAAAAGAAGCTGTTAGCTGCCTGAAGGGAGGATTGACAAGGTATCCGCAGAATGCGGATCTGAACTACTTGTACGGGCAGTATTTTTTTTCCGCGGGGAAATTCATGGATGCGGCCGCGTACTACAAAAAAGCGGCGGAGATAATGCCCGGCTTTACAATCTTCTTCTATCGCGCCGGCCAGAGCCTGCTCGCCGCGCGCGCCCTGAAGGAAGCGGAGCTGCTGATCGAGGGGATGCTCAGTCGTAATCCTGATGATCTTCTTGGCCTGCGGCTCAAGGTGCAGGCGCAAATCCAGGCCGGGGATCGCAAAGAAGCCATTAATACACTAAAAAAGATTGCCACGAAGGCGCTTAAAGATCCCCGCCCCCAGCTTTTGCTGGCGGAGCTTTATCTCGCCGAAGGGGTGGTCGCGCTCGCGGAAAAACATGCCCTGCGGGCCATCGCCCTGGGCGAGAAAACAACGCCCCCCTGGACGATGCTGGGGGATATCTATTATCGCCGCGGCGATTTCCCGAAGGCCCTTGCCTATTACGAAAAAGTTTTGGCCGTTGAGCCGGGCAACATCATGTTGATGCTCCAGATGGGCGATGCCTTTCTCAACACCGGCAAGGTGGATAAGGCAGAGGGCCTCTACCGAAAGGCAGCGGCAGCTAACCCGAAGGCAGGTTTTATCCAGAACAAACTCGCCTGGGCGCGGCTTGTGGCGGGGGACCGGGAAGGTGCGAACAGGCTCAGCAGAAAATATTTTGAAAGTTCGCCGCGGGACATAAACTCCCTGGGCGGATATGTCAATGTGCTGGTGGCAGGCCAGCGCTTTGATGACGCCTTGGCGCTGCTGAAAGGGTATCCGCAGGAAAAAGGCAATATCTCGTTGATAAAACTGATGATGGGCGACATCTACGCTCTGAAAAAAGATTCGGCCACCGCGGGGGAAAGTTATCGTCAGGCGTTGAAAGCGCGACCGGACGATGTCAATTTCATGATAAATATTGCCGCCCGGTACGAAAAAATAAATCTTGACAAAGATGCAGAGGATATATACTCTCAACTCCAAAGGCGTTTTCCACGCAACATGCTCTTTGCCAATCATCTCGCCTGGTTTTACATTGAGGTGAAGAAGGAGCCGGAAAGGGCCGCAAAACTTGTCGCTCTTCTTGAGTCAGAGGGCACAGGCACAGGCGCGAAGGACACCGTTGGCTGGTATTACTATAAAACAGGTGATTTGAAAAAAGCTGAGTATTACCTGCGAGAAGCGGTGGCGATAGATCCGGAAAACGCGGTTGTCCGTGGTCACCTTGCCATGACGCTGTTTGGGAAGAAAGAGGAAGCAGAGGCCGTATCCGAGGCGAAAAAAGCGATCGGCGCGTTATCAGGCACATCCTTGAAGGGGGAACTCGAAAGGATGCTGTCTAAAGAAAGGGGAAAATAG
- a CDS encoding exosortase/archaeosortase family protein, protein MIKNTTAVNGDQRPALPTDNRTYKLSSITFFILTFFSFYYVLRDLAHSIIGNELAQHAPLVFGIVLFLLYRDRKALRQLFREKSDNGSVFLFLTGLSMNVSGQILGIMYLSQLSFPLTIYGMILYLHGPLAARRLIFPLFFMLFAFPIPGKIYFEVVFPLKLFVTKAATIILAAVGQDVKSEGNIIKISSTVIGVSDACSGLNSLMAMLTLSIFYTKMTLRRTIHKSVVILLMFPTVMAVNVVRVVATCLIAVTWGDELASGKLHTFWGIFVFTASVLGMLALTNILIRRENREAENG, encoded by the coding sequence ATGATAAAAAATACGACTGCCGTGAACGGCGATCAACGGCCTGCCCTCCCAACAGACAATCGTACCTACAAATTGAGCAGTATAACATTTTTCATTCTCACCTTTTTTTCCTTCTATTACGTTTTACGGGATCTGGCACACAGCATAATCGGCAATGAACTTGCCCAGCACGCGCCCCTGGTTTTCGGGATTGTCTTGTTTCTGCTTTACCGGGACCGAAAAGCGCTGCGGCAACTGTTCCGGGAAAAATCAGATAACGGTTCTGTCTTTCTCTTTCTTACAGGTTTAAGCATGAATGTTTCCGGGCAGATACTGGGCATAATGTATCTGTCGCAACTGTCATTCCCCCTGACAATCTATGGCATGATCCTTTACCTCCACGGGCCCCTCGCCGCCCGGAGATTGATTTTCCCGCTGTTTTTCATGTTGTTTGCCTTTCCGATTCCCGGCAAAATATACTTCGAGGTCGTCTTTCCGCTGAAACTCTTTGTAACCAAGGCGGCAACTATTATCCTTGCGGCCGTCGGCCAGGACGTGAAGAGCGAGGGAAACATCATTAAAATTTCTTCGACTGTAATCGGGGTTTCCGATGCCTGTTCCGGGTTGAACTCTCTGATGGCCATGCTGACGCTTTCGATCTTTTACACAAAAATGACGCTCCGACGCACCATTCACAAAAGTGTGGTCATCCTGCTCATGTTTCCCACAGTGATGGCGGTCAATGTCGTTCGGGTCGTCGCAACCTGCCTGATCGCGGTAACCTGGGGAGACGAGCTGGCATCGGGAAAACTTCATACATTCTGGGGTATTTTTGTTTTCACAGCATCCGTCCTGGGCATGCTGGCGTTGACCAATATCTTGATCCGCAGGGAGAACCGCGAGGCAGAGAATGGGTGA
- a CDS encoding EpsI family protein: MGEKRQYIVIFLLLATGLVSNYLYLRNTNPVTQKLPIEVPLANAGWQGAPYYISDSISRGSEISREYRFQDGMPMNFLVLLKKNASHDPWVCYSGLGWNLTETKALTTSSKKIVMAGLQGRMKNREIIIYYGFLIGTRIIADGIERKFHESLQRVLYGYDRQVFIEVTTVVPEGEIKTAEAYLQKFLEDMESNLLVKSQ, translated from the coding sequence ATGGGTGAAAAAAGACAGTACATCGTCATCTTTCTGCTGCTGGCCACAGGGCTCGTAAGTAACTATCTCTACCTGCGGAATACAAACCCAGTTACACAAAAACTCCCGATTGAAGTTCCCTTGGCCAACGCCGGCTGGCAGGGAGCGCCTTATTATATCTCCGACAGCATCAGCAGAGGCAGCGAGATCTCACGGGAGTACCGTTTCCAGGACGGGATGCCCATGAACTTTCTGGTACTGCTGAAGAAAAATGCCTCCCATGATCCGTGGGTTTGTTACAGTGGGCTGGGGTGGAACCTTACCGAAACAAAAGCCTTAACAACATCATCTAAAAAAATTGTCATGGCGGGCCTGCAGGGGCGGATGAAAAACAGGGAAATAATCATCTACTATGGTTTTCTCATCGGGACACGGATAATCGCCGACGGCATCGAACGTAAATTCCACGAGTCCCTGCAACGCGTGCTTTACGGCTACGACAGGCAGGTTTTTATTGAGGTGACAACCGTTGTGCCGGAAGGGGAAATAAAAACGGCAGAGGCCTATCTTCAAAAATTTCTGGAAGACATGGAAAGCAATCTGCTTGTCAAATCTCAGTGA
- a CDS encoding PEP-CTERM sorting domain-containing protein (PEP-CTERM proteins occur, often in large numbers, in the proteomes of bacteria that also encode an exosortase, a predicted intramembrane cysteine proteinase. The presence of a PEP-CTERM domain at a protein's C-terminus predicts cleavage within the sorting domain, followed by covalent anchoring to some some component of the (usually Gram-negative) cell surface. Many PEP-CTERM proteins exhibit an unusual sequence composition that includes large numbers of potential glycosylation sites. Expression of one such protein has been shown restore the ability of a bacterium to form floc, a type of biofilm.) — protein MKKQIAVFFVLVFFAASPAFSETLNLMTLPVTTGGGYYVGAVGGNIDGGAKANYYCDDFLTTSYVPSSFTVLVSSLSDISKTKFVGADPAETLKKYQQVGWLMSQLELNPVKVAAIQFAMWSVFTPSTPTFADSAAWLDASARIDAASYDFSMMRIYTPIGGSNQEFIGGKVTVVPEPAEWLLLFMGLGFISYAVYRKRGQILPQTSV, from the coding sequence ATGAAAAAACAGATTGCGGTCTTTTTTGTTTTGGTATTTTTTGCGGCATCGCCGGCGTTTTCCGAAACGCTCAATCTCATGACGCTTCCGGTAACAACCGGTGGCGGGTACTATGTTGGCGCCGTTGGCGGCAATATAGATGGAGGCGCAAAGGCCAATTATTACTGCGACGATTTTCTCACGACGAGCTATGTCCCCAGCTCTTTTACCGTTCTGGTTTCATCTCTTTCCGACATATCAAAAACCAAGTTTGTCGGCGCCGATCCGGCAGAGACCTTGAAGAAGTATCAGCAGGTGGGCTGGTTGATGAGCCAACTGGAGTTGAACCCGGTAAAAGTAGCCGCTATCCAGTTTGCCATGTGGAGTGTTTTCACCCCGTCCACGCCGACTTTTGCTGATTCAGCGGCCTGGCTTGACGCCTCGGCGCGGATCGACGCGGCCAGTTACGACTTCAGCATGATGAGAATTTACACGCCTATCGGCGGTAGCAATCAGGAGTTTATTGGGGGAAAAGTAACGGTTGTTCCTGAACCAGCGGAGTGGCTGCTGCTATTTATGGGTCTTGGCTTTATCAGTTATGCTGTTTACCGTAAGCGTGGTCAGATCCTTCCGCAAACAAGCGTCTGA
- a CDS encoding tetratricopeptide repeat protein — protein sequence MKEDKFDMQKDCEEDPFQEAEEQHALIQSRMRRQRIYRILTGGFLVVAAIAALFFADIVEYFARDQKKQAAVQAEKTVVFNDAQRQAFLEPVKRTIEQGNLSEALSLLLKHLEKDPTFADANYWTGVIYLRQGKVQVAHKYLQEALKLRPNYYAAQERLGEIYLLAGDKKAARKMAGKLSQADNYLQQGLLLESEALLAEGKLELALSKADDALQIAKAPSKVRISTYLADLYIRKGDKKRAAEIVGKINLETASLEELLSLAKVYSEAGNDALALLSFQQALKRFPESAEVNYRYGLHLFNKGKFQDATVYYQKALTAAPHAEIIGYRLCESMLAAGRTGEAKKQIDSLTVEFPNSILILGLKFQYQLLAGDRPQARDTLNRITALVPNAPRPYIVLANLYWQDGMVVQAEKNAYKAMKLGEKTVYPHLMIGDILFARGQLTQALAYYERVLEVQPDNIVALLQTGDILLQQGQHENAGKRYMKAAALYPKNKSLKTKIAWAKARGGDYEGALAMNREYLRENPKDPQASLAYANTLVAANRLDEALEVMKRAIGKLPRDSSLRYLAGDIYILKNDFKRAAENYASALTLSPGDVNLALNIGSRYEKYAPEAQTERYYLDIRNRLPNSPLVSNQFAWFYVERMNAPQKAAGFIEVLKAEKERPELKDTIGWYYFKTGDFSAAERYLREALTLDPNQDSVRAHLALTLFALQKNSEAAAEAQKIITRLSPGPLKDRLNEALAKEKNKL from the coding sequence ATGAAAGAAGATAAATTTGACATGCAGAAAGACTGTGAAGAGGATCCGTTTCAAGAGGCTGAGGAGCAACATGCCCTGATCCAAAGCAGGATGCGGCGACAGCGAATTTATCGTATCCTGACCGGCGGCTTTTTGGTCGTAGCGGCCATTGCTGCCCTCTTTTTTGCGGATATTGTCGAATATTTTGCCAGGGATCAAAAAAAGCAGGCGGCCGTGCAGGCTGAAAAAACGGTCGTTTTTAATGATGCGCAGCGGCAGGCTTTTCTCGAACCGGTGAAAAGGACAATCGAGCAGGGGAATCTGTCCGAAGCGCTGAGCCTGCTTTTGAAACATCTGGAAAAGGACCCGACTTTTGCGGATGCGAATTACTGGACCGGAGTCATTTACCTCAGGCAGGGTAAGGTTCAGGTTGCCCATAAGTATCTGCAAGAGGCGCTTAAACTCCGCCCGAACTACTATGCGGCGCAGGAAAGACTGGGCGAAATCTATCTGCTTGCCGGCGACAAAAAGGCGGCACGGAAAATGGCCGGCAAGCTATCACAGGCGGATAACTATCTTCAGCAGGGCCTGCTTTTGGAGTCCGAGGCGCTGCTGGCGGAAGGAAAGTTGGAACTGGCCCTGAGCAAAGCCGACGATGCCCTGCAAATCGCCAAAGCCCCCTCAAAGGTAAGGATCTCAACCTACCTTGCCGATCTTTACATCAGAAAAGGCGACAAAAAAAGAGCCGCTGAGATTGTCGGAAAAATTAATCTCGAGACCGCCTCGTTGGAGGAGCTGTTGAGTCTGGCAAAAGTTTACTCTGAAGCAGGTAACGACGCTTTGGCCCTCTTGAGTTTCCAGCAGGCGTTGAAACGTTTTCCCGAAAGTGCGGAAGTAAACTACCGTTACGGTTTGCATCTGTTCAATAAGGGTAAGTTTCAGGATGCAACAGTCTATTATCAAAAGGCATTGACCGCGGCCCCCCACGCCGAGATAATCGGATACCGCCTCTGCGAGAGCATGCTTGCGGCCGGACGAACGGGTGAAGCAAAAAAACAGATCGATTCCCTGACAGTTGAATTCCCCAACAGCATCCTGATCCTCGGGCTCAAATTCCAGTACCAGCTTTTGGCCGGCGACCGCCCTCAGGCCAGGGACACCCTGAACAGAATAACCGCGCTGGTTCCCAATGCCCCACGGCCTTACATCGTACTGGCCAATCTTTACTGGCAGGACGGGATGGTCGTACAGGCGGAAAAAAACGCCTACAAGGCGATGAAATTGGGAGAAAAAACGGTATACCCCCACCTGATGATCGGCGATATCCTGTTTGCCCGCGGACAACTTACCCAGGCGCTGGCATATTACGAACGAGTTCTGGAAGTCCAACCTGATAATATCGTTGCTCTGCTGCAGACCGGGGATATCCTTCTGCAGCAGGGCCAGCATGAAAATGCCGGGAAACGCTACATGAAGGCAGCGGCGCTTTATCCCAAAAACAAATCCCTGAAGACAAAAATAGCCTGGGCCAAAGCCCGCGGCGGCGACTACGAGGGGGCCCTGGCCATGAACCGGGAATATCTCCGGGAAAACCCGAAGGATCCACAGGCATCTCTGGCATACGCCAACACGCTGGTAGCCGCCAACCGTCTTGATGAGGCTCTGGAGGTTATGAAAAGAGCGATCGGGAAACTGCCGAGGGATTCGTCTTTGCGGTACCTGGCAGGGGATATTTATATTCTGAAGAATGATTTCAAAAGGGCCGCAGAAAACTACGCCTCCGCGCTGACTTTGAGCCCGGGCGACGTCAATCTGGCTCTCAATATAGGTTCCCGTTACGAAAAGTATGCCCCGGAAGCCCAGACGGAGCGATATTACCTGGATATCAGGAATAGATTGCCAAACAGTCCCCTGGTTAGCAATCAGTTTGCGTGGTTTTATGTGGAGAGAATGAATGCGCCCCAGAAGGCCGCGGGGTTTATTGAGGTCCTGAAGGCGGAAAAAGAGCGACCGGAGCTCAAAGACACCATCGGCTGGTACTATTTCAAAACGGGGGACTTCAGCGCCGCGGAGCGTTACCTGCGGGAGGCGTTGACGCTGGATCCGAATCAGGATAGTGTTCGCGCGCATCTGGCGCTGACCCTGTTTGCATTGCAAAAAAATAGCGAAGCGGCGGCGGAAGCGCAAAAAATCATCACCAGGCTGAGTCCCGGGCCGTTGAAAGACAGACTCAATGAGGCCTTGGCGAAAGAAAAAAATAAACTGTAA